A genomic window from Pocillopora verrucosa isolate sample1 chromosome 7, ASM3666991v2, whole genome shotgun sequence includes:
- the LOC131783621 gene encoding uncharacterized protein: protein MPHFCCAGQCENSSDKRPDISFHGLPLDNKALLKTWITKMRRHPNYFNVNKHVKICSEHFRPEDFINPEAKKRRLKRDVVPSIFAWSEEVQKLWQEDDFCDEITDISHRIPCLHSFSVYHLLSKCTTLAKEEKLFTHFTGFNSYVDFMNVLKFLLPNLDRKNLIYWGSEAGKSSVIDIEKLFDEGETEGENDGFERESTMTRPSAHKLSVEDEFLMLLMKLRMGLSNIDLAERFCVSESTVNNINLTWVNFVYTVIGSLKIWPHRDIIIKHSPEEFIKNYPNNIVIVDATELKIQVPSSLQKHSETYSTYKSHTTFKSLIGVDPNGGIMFVSQLFEGSISDKQIVLRSGFLETVKQKVQCGELKEGDAIMADKGFDIGDDLAKVKLKLNIPPFLRDKVGFEEDDVIKTQTIAHHRIHVERAIGKVRRFKIFHSAILVSMFGSINQIWSVACFLSNFLNPVLSKDELSPKT, encoded by the exons ATGCCGCACTTTTGCTGCGCTGGACAATGCGAAAATAGCTCTGATAAACGTCCAGATATTTCTTTCCACGGACTTCCTCTCGATAACAAGGCTTTATTGAAGACATGGATCACGAAAATGCGAAGACATcccaattattttaatgtaaacaagCATGTGAAGATTTGCAGCGAGCACTTTAGACCTGAGGATTTTATCAATCCCGAAGCGAAGAAACGCAGATTAAAACGCGACGTAGTCCCTTCTATATTCGCTTGGAGTGAAGAAGTCCAGAAACTGTGGCAAG AGGATGATTTCTGCGATGAAATAACGGATATATCTCACAGGATACCATGTCTACACAGCTTTTCTGTTTACCATTTGCTATCAAAGTGCACTACGCTCGCCAAAGAAGAGAAGCTTTTCACACATTTCACTGGTTTCAATTCCTATGTTGACTTCATGAACGTACTTAAATTTCTATTGCCCAATCTTGaccgaaaaaatttgatttactgGGGTAGCGAAGCTGGAAAATCAAGCGTGATAGACATTGAAAAACTGTTCGATGAAGGTGAAACTGAAGGAGAGAATGATGGCTTTGAAAGGGAATCAACAATGACAAGACCCTCTGCACACAAGCTTTCAGTGGAGGATGAGTTTCTCATGTTACTGATGAAGCTGAGAATGGGATTGTCCAACATTGATTTAGCAGAGAGGTTTTGTGTATCCGAGAGTACTGTCAATAACATTAATCTTACCTGGGTTAATTTTGTGTACACTGTAATTGGCAGCCTCAAAATATGGCCTCATAGagatataattataaaacattcCCCGGAAGAATTTATCAAGAATTATCCCAACAATATTGTGATTGTTGATGCGACTGAACTGAAAATCCAAGTCCCTAGTTCATTACAAAAGCACAGTGAGACTTACAGTACTTACAAGTCCCACACAACTTTTAAGTCTCTCATAGGAGTGGATCCTAATGGAGGCATTATGTTTGTGTCTCAGTTATTTGAGGGTTCCATTTCTGACAAACAAATAGTGCTGAGGTCAGGGTTTCTGGAAACTGTGAAACAGAAAGTACAATGTGGAGAACTAAAAGAAGGAGATGCCATCATGGCAGACAAAGGTTTTGACATTGGTGATGACCTTGcaaaagtgaaattgaaattgaatattCCTCCCTTCTTGAGGGACAAAGTAGGATTTGAAGAGGATGATGTAATCAAGACGCAGACAATAGCACATCATCGCATTCATGTCGAACGAGCTATAGGGAAAGTTCGgagattcaaaattttccactctGCCATTCTAGTTTCTATGTTTGGCAGTATTAATCAGATATGGAGTGTTGCctgttttctttctaatttcttaaaCCCAGTCCTTTCTAAAGATGAATTATCACCAAAGACATAA